The following nucleotide sequence is from Apodemus sylvaticus chromosome 2, mApoSyl1.1, whole genome shotgun sequence.
AGATGCCATACTCAATGCCGTCTTTGAAAAGTGTGGGTCCCTTCCAGCAGCCCCAATTTTGCTCATTACTAAGTTAGATGCATCAAATAATAGCTTTGATCCAACTGCTGACAACACGCTCAAGCCACGATGTCCATGTAACCAGCCTGCTAGTCATCTCCTCATGCTAAACTCCTCTTGCTTCAGGAAGCTACTGGGAAGCTTGTCCCCAAAGCAGTCcctcagagaacacacacacacacacgtgcacacacacatgcacatacacacagacagatgggggagggggaggggggatggacaCACCTAGACACatctgcatgcatacatacatacatatgcagaaAATGATGAAACTTAAATCCTGATGACTTAGAAACGATCCTAAATGGAGAGCTATCAAGTAAGATTACACGGTAACAAGACTTAAGAGAATCAGGAATGGCTGTTTGTATGCAGCTCATATGCAACTCTCCAGATTTGATTTCAATCTGGAGAGTTGCATTTTTTTAGATTTCATTCTATGTGTATGAGAGCTTTGCCtgcttgcatgtctgtgtaccacagaaGCCCGAGGAGTGTACAAGAGTTTCTGGGACTAGAATACTGAAGGCTGTGGACTGCCCTTCGAGTCCTGAGTCTTCTAAAAGAGCagcaagctatctctccagcccctcggaatgcatttttgtttgtatttacaaACAGAACCCAGAGTTAGTGTCACATGATGTGATGTATGCGTGTTTGAGCTTAAGAAAAATCCACctttggagatgtagctcagtgacagaggacTTTCCTGGCAGGCTcagggccctgggtttgatcctcagcactggtgggggctgggggggggagtCGATCTTAAACAAGGAAAGGGTATTTATCTTATGTGTGAAGGAATGTCCAAAGTGATGTAACTGATGCTGACTGTGTCTCGGTTGTCTCAACAAGCTAGCTTGATCAGACAGAATCTGTTTGACTTCTTACACCCAAAAGATGTCACCAAAGTAAAGGAACAACTTTCTTGTGATGGTTCACTAAGAGAGAAACCCATAGACACCAAAAGTGAGTTCTTCCTTCAGAGTCTCTGTGTTGGCTTCTTTTCTGTTGTTACGATAAACTACCATGGCAAAAGCAGCCTACAGAAAAAAAGGCTGTTTTTTAAGCTTACTCTTCCAGAGAGATAGAAACTATCACTGTGAGGAAGAAATAGCAtgggagcagggagaggagaaTCCCTTTACTCTGTGTTATCTATGTTACTCTGTGTAATAGTGTATATTACAGATATATACACTACATGTATTCATATGAAGACAACCAACTGTGTGGCAATATATGATTGCTTATAGTTTCAATCCAAATAAAACTTTTGTAAAACAATATTACTTGAGGTTAAAAAGTTGCTGGGGTTTTATTCTCTTTTGAATATGGCCCAGATTTTCCTGGTATGAAAGATCTTGTATAATTGGGCTTACGAAGTATACATATTCATTATCCAAAGACTCTTGACTTATGAAAATGTTCAGTGCCAAACTACTACTTATGACATAGAAACAGCGGCAAGAGATGACTCTACCTAAGAGCAGTTGCAGCTCTTGCAGCTAGATGATCCAGGTTCTGTACCCAGCACACACGGTGCCTTAGACTGCCTGGGTCTCCTGctgcagaggatctgatgccctctcttggcCTCCACAGGTCCACACAGGCACTTggtgcacaggcacacaggccacacaggcacacaggccaCACAGGCACTTGGTGCACAGATGTCACGGATgagcacaacatacacaaaataaaaatcgtTTTTGAAAGTTAAAGAAAGAATGATATAgccagtttttaatttttgtttgagacaggttttactatgtagcctttgCTGGTCTGCAGCTCTTTGTATAGacgaggctagccttgaactcacagagatctgcccacctctaTCTCCTaggtcctggaattaaaggcatagtTTTTGGTACTTtctacaatcccagcattcaggatggctgaggcaggagaataatgAATTCAATCCCATCTTGGGATAAAAGTAAGAACTGTTCTCAATaacaaaacacaagacaaacaacattccctccccccccccaagagtgGTGGGCTAAGCTAAAAATAGATCATTGTACttgagtttttcttcattttaaattttcattccaTGTAAATTGCCTTGTCCATTCCCTGAAGGAAGTATTAAGATAACTTGCAAGTGTTTTAAATTGTTGCATGTGGTGATGCGCGCCTGCGACTTCAACACGCTAGAGTTGGGGTGTATTGGGGAATACTGAAGCTTGAGGCCAGCAGACCTACACTCTCACCTCGAAAACAAAAACACTGCCAAGCGAACACAAATGGAATATATCTGAATATGGTGAAACACCAGAAGGAACTGGAGAGCTAACAATGTTTGCTGCCCTCTAGAAGACCCAAgctggttcccagaacccaccgCGGGCCAGTCCTGACCACTGTGCCGCTGGAGCATGCGCACAAGCATGCGGGGCGTGCGTGCGTATCAGCTCAAGCAAAGATGAATGTCCTTGAGAGTGAAAGGGATGGGGAGGGTCGTAAGCACGTCTGTGATTATTCTGTTCTCGTTCCTGCTGCTGTGAAAGCCTCTCCTCAGGTTTACAGTCACCCCCACACTGGGCGACGATCTTTCCTCTTTAGAATGAAGAGCTGTACAACCCCCATCAAAGAGCCCCGAGGCTTGTCCTGCTCAAGGAAGAAAGGTGAGACTCCGGGAGAGCCGAGCAGGTGATTCACAGCCTGGTGCAAAACATAAGGTCCTATATAGTCTCTATCCAGGAAAAAGTAAATTCTGTAGTTAAGGCAAGAAATAGGATTCAAAGCGTCTAAGTAAGACTGTTTTTGAACCGAAATGTTTACACTGGCTCACCGCCAGGCACACATCCTGTTGTGCTGCTCAACCTGTGGCAGAGAGAGAGCTTAAGTGAGATTTGGGGCAGATGTCATGGCATAGGCCTTGGTGCATAGTTAGcgctcaggaaacagaggcaggaggatttctgtgaattcaaggcctgcagggctacatagtaaagctctacctcaaaaataaaatagtaagccgggcggtgttggcacaggcctttaatcccagcacttgggaggcagaggcagatggatttctgagttcgaggccagcctggtctacagagtgagttccaggacagccagggctacacagagaaaccctgtctcgaaaaacaaacaaaacaaaacaaaacaaaaaaataaaaacaaaacaaacaaaaaagtaaaataaaaactcaaaatcaACCAAGTTTGATCTCTTTTTCAAaaagtttttgcttgtttgtttttgtattttgtgttttgtttttgttttgaaacagggtctcactttgtagctttacccaggaactcactgtgtagaccaggctagcctcacatgcacacagatccATCTACCTATGCCtcgtaagtgctgggattaaaggtgcatgctactatgcccagccctaacacacacacacacacacattgccaaCAGAGGCCATCAGATGCCCCGGAGCTGAAACTAAGGTCAGCTGTGGGCTGCCTGATGCAGAGAGGAGATCCGAACCAGGCTCCTCTGAAAGAGCACAGGTTCTCCTAACtcctgaatcatctctccagcccctgcttgcttccttttgagacagtcttactatgtagtccaggggGGAGGGGATGTAGCCCACCCAgtcttcatcctcctgcctcagcctcccgagtgctgagatgtCCGGTATGGACCACCTCACCTGGCTTACAGGGCTCTTGTATAGAGGGCTGCATGGTTCTATTTACTTACAGATTTTGCTTCAAATCTCTTTTCTAACCATGTGTGGAGAAATTAGCCCACATTCACGCACTTAGCGTTTACTTTGAAAGCATTCTCTGCATCTCTGCCTTAGAATCAAGGAGACACGTGGGAGGTTTAGGAAACGCCCAGGCATCTCCCTCTTGCCCTCGGCCCCGTGAGATGCAGAGCTGCCCCCAGTGATTGCTGTTTTAACCTCAGGCAGACCAGCTATTTCTTGTTTCTGTGTATGAGAGCGAACGCACACACGTTGCTTGTCTTTCTGAGTTTGCATAACACAGTGTCCTCAGCTCTTATCAAATCAGCATTTCATTGTTTGCACACGCCATATCTACTGTTCATCTGTGTCTGCTGACAGGTCCTTGTGCTGATTCCTCTCGTAGCTAGTGAGACTGTGTGCTTTAATCGTGGGCGTTTGGGTATCTCCTTGTATTTTGACTTTGCTTTTTTGGATATACACCCCAAAGTAgggcagctggatctcatgacaCTGTAGCTTTTTGAAGAATTTCTATATTGTTTTCCATACAGGCTATTAACAATGCCTCCACGTGACTGTCTGTGCgactccctctttctccacagactCCCCATAATCTGTTATTTGTCCCATTGATTATGGCTGTTTTAACTGGAATAaagtagccctggttgtcttggaagtCTGTCTATAGAccgagctggcctcaaactcagagatcctcccaagtgctgggattaaaggcatgtcccaccgctactgctcagcctgctttcttatagaagccaggacaactggcccagggatggctccacccacaatgggctaggccctcctccatcaatcaccagtttaaaaaaaatgtcttacaTTCCTGCTCCTAAGGCccaatctcatggagacattttcttaatcgaAGTTCCCTCCTCAcagatgactttagcttctgtcaagttggcataaaccGTCAGCACAGGTGGGCACTCTGGATGGATTGCTCCTTGCTACGCCTGTATATGCTGGATACTGACGCCCTACCAGACCAGTCACCAATACGCTCTCCTAGTTCCCCGggttgtgtttttctttgttgactGTCGTCCCCTGTGCTTGAGCCAAGTTGGCTGTTGTGTTCTCTGCCTTGGGATCCATCTAGGAAAAGATTCCCTGTCCCAATATCTGAGGTATTGGCCATGTTTCCTGTGAGTGACTTCTAAAGTCTGAGTCCTGCCCTGGGGTCTGCACACACTTTTCATTGGCTGCTGTGCATGCAGGGAGAGGGACAGCGGCTTAGGCTCAGCTCTGCACATGGAAGGGCGGGTGCCCAGCTGTCACAGCACTGTTGGCTGATGAAGCCGTCATTCCTCAAATGCACATTTCCGCAACAGTGCTGGAGACCTGGGGCTTCTCCCTGGTTTCTGTCCCGCAGGTCTGTGTATCCCTGTGCCGTCACCGCCTGTTTCTGCTGCCATGACTCTGCGTTGTGTTTTGAGGCCAGACACCTCTAGCTTTGCTCTTTGGGCTCCTTTGTGCTTCCATGTGaagtttaggttttatttttttccagttctgttAAGGCTGTTGGTGTTCTGATAGGGTTTGCATCGAATGTGCAGGCTGCTCTGAATGGAGCCAAAAGAACAAATCTGGAGCTAGTCCAATTtggggttttgttcttgtttttctaagaTGAGTCTCTGGGTTGTGTATATGAAGCCTGTCTTCTTGACCTTAGTGTTTTTATGTAAACTTTGCTATAAACTTCCTTCTTAGTCCTTTGTGCTTTATGCCAAAGTTTTGgcctgttgtatttttttttaactttaaagtaTTGGTAAGTTAGCCTGGTAAATCCTGGGTGTCGCTGCGGCatcttcatatgtatgtatgcgttATATACTGGCTGTTTTCCTTCGGCCTGCTCCTCACGCTCCTCCAAAGCCCAGGCTCCGTCCTTCCTCCCGTCAGCCCTCTTCTGCTGTCTCATCACAGACACATTGTGTTCCTGTTTCCAGAACATTTAAAATCCCCCTTGGAGTGAAAGCGCACTGTCCCGCCTCCATGCAGGCACACAGTTCTCCTTATTGGGCTACCAGCGCATTCCATTGTGGCCAGCAAAGATTCGGGGTAGGACTTAATTTTGCATGAACTTGTTAAGACTCATTCTGTGGTCCAACACACAGTGTATATCTAGAGACAATTCCGTGTGCTGATGAAGGCAATGAACTTAGACAATGAACTTGACCAGCACAGAGGCTCAGAGGCTGAGCGCTGGAGCCTGCTGGCCCACAGTTAGTCCCCAGCTGAGCGCTGTGACTGTAGCCTTCGCCTGTTTCCAAAGCGAGCAGAGACTTAGCACCTCACAGGACTGTTGAGGAGATTGGACGAGTTATATGTTCACAGCACTGACAGGCCCATGGCACTCTCTTCATCTCAGCTGTTGCCTCTGGGGCAACACACATCCTTTTCTGTTCAAAACACCATTTTGTTAAAAAAGCTTTATTTCCGGGGACCAACAAAATGGTGTGACGGGTAAAGATGTTTGCCGAGTGAGCCCGGCGACCTGTGTTTAATCCACATAAAGGCGGAGGAAGAGAACAGGTTCTcagagttcccccccccccccagctccacATGCAGGCCGTGGAGCTCCACACGCAGGCCGTGGCACGTGGGCCCCACACATAGCAGACACCCAATAACAGTATTAATGAACCCTTCTGTACTATTGGCCTTTCTGGATAATGCTGATGGCTGTTCTGGTCTTCTGCAAGTCCAGTCACACATGAACATTTTAAATAACGTGTATCAGGTTTTTCGCTTCTCTTTAACCTCAAAGTCACTTTTTATAAGGCTtgtggcatgtgtgcacacgtcTTCTGAGCCTGCAGGTAGCTCTCTGTTCCTGTAAACTTTCCTGTATCGGAGCACAcggtttcttctccttttttactTTGGTGGGCCAGTTTGACAACCTTTTCATGGGAATTGTTTGGAATTTTcctgaaaagttatatatatatattcacacacacatatatatttacacacacacatatatatatttacacacacacatatatatttacacacacacatatatatatatacacacatatatatgtatacatatatatacatacacacagagatacacacacacatacatatacctttTATTGTGTTTCTAATTGCTCACCAGATATTTCTGTGGTTCTACTATGACCATATATGTCTATTAATCATCATCATAACCAACAGTAAGAGCTTTGCAAGTTTCTTCATAATAGAATAGTATAGGTCTGTAATCATTTAGGCTGAGGCAATAGTATCAGGAATTAGAGgatagcttggtctacatagggagctgattacaggctagcctgggcttcagaatatatatatctcaaaaaaaaaaaaaaggaaaggaaaggaaaggaaaggaaaaagtggacaaagagggaggaggaagcagaaagaggaaggagaaggggaggaggaagaaggaggaggtaaCCTCAGCATCCATAGTGACCTAAGTGTGTTGCTATGATTTTCCATTAGACCGTAGAAAATTCCACACCGTCCATCGCACTGGATGCGTGAGAAGCTGGCCTCCGAACGTGGTTGGCATGGAGGAGGAGACGGGCGGTGGGAAAGACAGCGGTCCTCGTACCTGCCTTGTGGCTCTGCGACGGTTACATCCATATGTCGTCCCTCAGAAGAGTGGCAAGATCAGCACGAGACCAGCTGAGTTCATAACCCGCTTCTTCGCGGTGAATGGGAAATTCGTCGTTGACCAAAGGTAAACACTCGATGCTTCGCTGGCTGCCCGGAGGAAGTGCGGCTCGGTAGCTCTGCTGCGGTTCCCTCCCAGTTAGGGTTTGAGCAGAGGAAGTATAATTCGAGTGAAATCAGGAGATGGTGATGCTGGTGATTTTGGTAGAACTGGAGAGCAAACTTGGGAAAACGTTTCCTAGCTGTGGTGTTGAGCCTGCCCTGCCCCATGGCCGCGGTGTTGGGGATTCCAGTGGTTCCCCATACTGGCACCAACAGGGCGTCATGGGGCCTCGCCTGGGGTCTTGTTTGCGGTCTGGCTGTGGATGGGGAGGACCAGGAGaacctgtagcccaggctagctcttTCCCCAGGCTGTTTCCCTGCAGTTTATGCTGGACCTGCAGGGTTCTGGGAAGCATCACCATCAGCAACTTCGTGATGTCTTTCTGTTTCAAATCCAGGGCAACAGCAATTTTAGGATACCTGCCTCAGGAGCTTTTGGGGACTTCATGTTGTGAATACTTTCATCAGGATGACCATAGTAGTTTGACTGACAAGCACAAAGCAGGTGGGTAATCCATGGAATGAGGTGCTTTGTGGGTAATTTAAAAACGAGGCCTGCAGCCAGGTGTGAGGGATCACACTAAAAAAAACTCAGTATTTGAAGGTGGCATaggggatcaggagttcaaagctaacctgggctacatagcaaacctctgtctaaataaagaaaaaaaatgattatacTTTCAACTCTGAATTTCTCATTCCTTAAGAAATCCAAAACTTAAATTGATTCTCAAGGTCCTGGTCTAGGACTGGTGTTTGGTTTTGATCTGGGTTTCAGCATGgccccctggctggcctggaaccggCATGCACCCTCTCCAGCCTCTGGTGACGGAGTTAcgggcatgagccaccactccagGTTTGAAGGCCTTGGCTGTGTAGGCTACTCCGCTGCCTGCGGCTTTTCCTGTGAAGTTCTGCAGAGTAAGGAGAGAATACTCACGGACTCTACAGATTCCGAGTGACACTGGAGAGCAAGTGGTTCAGCTTCACCAACCCTTGGACCAAAGAGCCGTTGTTCATCGTCTCTGTCAACACGCTGGTTTCGTGAGTAGTTTTCTGTGCTCTTAAAACCTTTGAACTAATTTTGAGTATCTCTGCTTCTCTTaagacactgtcttagttaggattttactgctatgaacagacaccatagccaaggcaactcttataggacaacatttaattggggctgccttacagggtcagaggttcagtccattatcatcaaggcaggaacacagcagcatccaggcaggcatggtgcaggaagagctgagagttctacatcttcatctgaaggctgctagcagaatactggcttccaggcagctttGAGtggggtcttaaagcccatacccacagtgaccaCCTACTCCAAATACTGCCagtccctgggccaagcgtataCAAACCATCACGGCCGCCTTTAACGCTGCGTGGCTCTCTGTCTTATGACAGCTCAGTTTCTCAGGGATGGGCACAGATGCCGGATCTGTGTGGGCTTGTCCCATATCCATCCCCAGATCCTGTCTGCTTTAGTTACGACCCCTGGTATGACGTAAAGTCATGGAAATGGTTGTTGTTGCAGCTCACTTAGGAATAACAGGGGAAAGCGTCTGTGTTTGGGAAGATGCAGGGTTTTCCCACAGGTATTTTCAGTCCGCAGCTGTGACTCCACAGAGCAGAACTGAGGTTGCAGCGGGCAGCGGAGAACTGCCTTTACTCTCCACTGACATTAGTTGTTCAGAGTAAGCTGGATGGTGGCCTTTCGAAATCTACCACTTCATGCTTGGTGTGATGCCTGGGGTAAAGGTGGCAGAGGTGGGCGTTGTCATGCATACCTGTGTTTTtggcactcaggaggaagaggtaggaggatgagaaattcaaagtcatttttGGCTACctagggagtttgaggccagcctagactatgtgagaccttgtttcggaaacagaaaaacagaaagaaaaaagaagaagaaggaggaagaggaggaagaggaggaggaggggtaaggagatgtctcagtgggcccatgccaaggcatcccttacccctgagggaccagccacatgatggtacagtatagaatagagtttattcagggcacggGAAGGGAGTTAAggaggtagtagaggcagagaaaggcagagagagagagaaatagagagagagagagagagagagagagagagagagagactggccatgaacacgtggagagagggagaagggaatggggaagggagggcagaagggagggggaagggaagagcccaagaaggTAAGAGGGAAGCAAGAGCTTGAGAGGACAAGAGagtaggagagggggaggggcaagcagccccttttatagtgggtcaggctgGCCTGGCTGTTGGCAGGTAACTGGGGTTGAGTTTAGACAGAACGCTCACAGTAGAGGTAGGTGGGAGATGGGTTCAGCCCCCAGCCTGGTAGGGAGACGGGAAGGCCAGGTACATGTGTTTAATACCAGTACTAAGGATAAAAGGCGGgcagttctctgagtttgagataaACTTGGTCTATGTAAcatgttccaggatagccaggagacaccttgtcttgaaacaaaaataaaacaaaaaaaaagaaatgatgcatTTTTCTGTGCCTCTGTGTACAGGTGAGAGGGAGCAGAGATCCTTCCGGTCCTCGGGGGCTGCTGCCCTCCAGCCTGGCGCTCGCGGCCCCTTCGTCCTCGCCTGAGTTTCCTTGGCCTGCTAAGTTTTTAAGTAGGTGTAAGGTTTTGTCAAACCAGGTCCGTTTGCTTGTCTTATGCTTGGTTTATGTAGTGCTAGGAGGCATGTAGCACCCGTGTTTCCTGTCAGCCATTCCAGGACTGCTGTGGACCTTCTCACTGGGTGAACCATCACTGTGGGAGTGAGACCAGTGGGGCGTTTGCCACAGGTCCTGATCTTAGCTGAAGTgaacaataaaatacaaatgcGTGGGAAATTGGCGTACTTGGAGCCAGGGTGGAGCATTAACAGATTTCCTGCCCCTCAGGGAGTGTCATGTGCTTTTCCGACCTCCAGGGGGCGCAGCGAGACCAGGTTACCTTTGCTTCAGTGTGGCAGCAGCCAGTCCTCAGAAGGGTAAACTGGGTTTTCAGATCAGGGGTGGtaactcagatgcatcatcccaTCCGGTACAGAGTCTATGAAGATGTGCTTTTCTGCCTACGAATGGAGAAAGTTTCCAGGGGGGAGTTAGAAAGCATTTCGACTCGACAGGCCCATGCATTAGGCTATAGAAGGAGATGGGGCAGGAGAGGTGGATCAGGAAGTCCAGGTACTTCTTGTGTTCAgataatgacctgagttcaattccccaaaaCACACATGAAGGTGGAAGGAAAGGACAGACATCACAGtgtgtcttctggcctccaccaccacacacatacatcatacatacatcagaatacatatcatacacacacatatcatgtacacatacacatatatatcatacacacatcatatatacattcacatatcatattcacacatcatacacacacatataatatacacatacatgcatataggtCATACACACCAAAACACATGTAcatcatacatatatcatatatacatattaaaacacatatacacatatcatacatgaatatcatatatacatacacacatacatacatgtcataCACATCAAAAGATGCattatatacacatcatatatacatatatcatacacatgaATATCATCTAagcatac
It contains:
- the Bmal2 gene encoding LOW QUALITY PROTEIN: basic helix-loop-helix ARNT-like protein 2 (The sequence of the model RefSeq protein was modified relative to this genomic sequence to represent the inferred CDS: inserted 1 base in 1 codon); the encoded protein is MTELYLGENSEPSFIQDKELRHLILKTAEGFLFVVGCKRGRIIFISKSVFKTLHYDQASLIRQNLFDFLHPKDVTKVKEQLSCDGSLREKPIDTKTSPQVYSHPHTGRRSFLFRMKSCTTPIKEPRGLSCSRKKDRRKFHTVHRTGCVRSWPPNVVGMEEETGGGKDSGPRTCLVALRRLHPYVVPQKSGKISTRPAEFITRFFAVNGKFVVDQRATAILGYLPQELLGTSCCEYFHQDDHSSLTDKHKAVLQSKERILTDXYRFRVTLESKWFSFTNPWTKEPLFIVSVNTLVSGRSETRLPLLQCGSSQSSEGFLLCCCLDSLRQSCISVPGISMRTILGAGNIGTDTANEVLSLQRSRSSSLEDANPSEVVRDNHGVNCGNIHVPASTRQLFAGSPSETEGLEAAGQHRSTEPAHPHGPLLSDSAQLGFDAPCDSNTGTAMSAFMNYLEAEGGLGEPGDFSDIQWTL